A genomic segment from Capra hircus breed San Clemente chromosome 15, ASM170441v1, whole genome shotgun sequence encodes:
- the LOC102169117 gene encoding olfactory receptor 4A15-like — MEQRENVTEFVLLGLTQSVQGQRILFVVFLLIYTVTVVGNLLIVLTAVLSPTLDAPMYFFLGYLSFMDAFYSTSITPNTIIDLLYEKKTISFQACMTQLFTEHLFSGAEVFLLVVMAYDRYLAICRPLHYLTIMNQRVCVLMLLLAWVGGFLHALLHIIFFYNLPFCGPNVIDHFGCDMYPLLKLACTDTHITAVTVVANDGAICVTIFTLLLICYGVILRSLKNLSREGKHKDLSTCGSHITVVVLFFVLCIFTYVRPPVILPIDKYFAVFYTIVTPMLNPLIYTLRNGEMQNAMKKLWIRKKQ; from the coding sequence ATGGAACAAAGGGAAAATGTAACTGAGTTTGTCCTCTTGGGGCTCACTCAGAGTGTCCAGGGGCAGAGAATTTTATTTGTCGTGTTCTTGCTCATTTACACTGTAACCGTGGTGGGCAACCTACTCATTGTCCTGACGGCGGTACTCAGCCCAACCCTGGATGCCCCTATGTACTTCTTTCTTGGCTACTTGTCATTTATGGATGCTTTTTATTCTACTTCAATCACCCCGAACACAATTATAGACTTACTCTATGAGAAGAAAACCATTTCATTTCAAGCTTGCATGACCCAGCTGTTTACAGAGCATCTATTTAGTGGTGCTGAGGTTTTTCTCCTGGTTgtcatggcctatgaccgctaccTGGCCATCTGCAGACCCTTGCATTATTTGACAATCATGAATCAGAGAGTGTGTGTTCTGATGCTGCTATTGGCTTGGGTTGGTGGGTTTTTACATGCTCtacttcatataatttttttttacaacctTCCATTCTGTGGCCCTAATGTCATTGACCACTTTGGGTGTGACATGTATCCTTTGTTAAAGCTGGCCTGCACTGACACCCACATTACTGCCGTCACAGTAGTTGCCAACGATGGGGCCATCTGTGTGACCATCTTCACACTCTTACTCATCTGCTATGGGGTCATCCTGCGCTCCTTGAAGAATCTCAGTCGGGAAGGGAAGCATAAAGACTTGTCCACCTGTGGCTCCCACATCACTGTGGTGGTCCTCTTCTTTGTGCTCTGTATTTTTACGTATGTGAGACCTCCTGTTATCTTACCCATTGATAAATACTTTGCTGTGTTTTACACCATTGTCACCCCTATGCTGAACCCTCTAATCTATACTCTGAGAAATGGAGAGATGCAAAATGCCATGAAAAAGCTCTGGATCAGAAAAAAACAATGA
- the LOC102169400 gene encoding olfactory receptor 4A47-like, with the protein MEQRSNVTEFVLLGLTQSPQGQKILFVIFLLIYTVTMVGNLLIVLTVVVSPTLDAPVYFFLGNLSFMDAVYSTTVTPNMITDLFYVRKTISFQACMIQLFTEHLFGGAEILLLVVMAYDRYVAICKPLHYMTIMNQWICILLLLLAWAGGFLHAITHILFFYNLPFCGPNVMDHFACDMYPLLKLACTDIRIIGFTVLANDGVISVVIFTLLLISYGIILRSLKNLSQEGRHKALSTCGSHITVVALFFVPCLFLYVRPPSTLPIDKYLAVFYTIVTPMLNPLIYTLRSGEMQNAMKKLWIRRRK; encoded by the coding sequence ATGGAACAAAGGAGCAATGTAACTGAGTTTGTCCTCTTGGGGCTCACTCAGAGCCCCCAAGGTCAGAAAATACTCTTTGTCATCTTCTTGCTCATCTACACGGTGACCATGGTGGGCAATCTCCTCATTGTCCTGACTGTGGTGGTCAGCCCAACCCTCGATGCCCCTGTGTACTTCTTTCTTGGCAACTTATCATTTATGGATGCTGTCTATTCTACTACAGTCACCCCAAATATGATTACAGACTTATTCTATGTGAGAAAAACCATTTCATTCCAAGCTTGCATGATCCAACTATTTACAGAGCACTTATTTGGTGGTGCTGAGATTTTACTCCTGGTTgtcatggcctatgaccgctacgtGGCCATCTGCAAACCTTTGCATTACATGACAATCATGAATCAATGGATATGCATTCTGTTATTGCTGTTAGCCTGGGCTGGTGGGTTTTTACATGCAATCACTCATATTCTCTTTTTTTACAACCTTCCCTTCTGTGGTCCCAATGTCATGGACCACTTCGCATGTGACATGTACCCCTTGTTAAAACTGGCCTGCACTGACATCCGTATTATCGGCTTCACAGTGCTGGCTAATGACGGGGTCATCAGTGTGGTCATCTTCACACTGTTACTTATCTCCTATGGGATCATCCTGCGCTCCCTGAAGAATCTTAGTCAGGAAGGCAGGCACAAAGCCTTGTCCACCTGTGGCTCCCACATCACTGTGGTGGCCCTCTTCTTTGTGCCCTGTCTTTTTCTGTATGTGAGACCTCCTTCCACTTTACCCATTGATAAATACTTGGCTGTGTTTTACACCATTGTCACCCCTATGCTGAACCCTCTCATCTATACTCTGAGAAGCGGTGAGATGCAGAATGCCATGAAGAAGCTCTGgatcagaagaagaaaatga